A single region of the Methylocystis echinoides genome encodes:
- the galE gene encoding UDP-glucose 4-epimerase GalE, which yields MAVLVTGGAGYIGSHTVLELLDAGETPVVLDDLSTGFRWAVPEGAPLFLGDDGDEALVADIIARHDITAIIHFAAKIVVPESVADPLGYYLNNTSKARNLIATAVASGVKHVIFSSTAAVYGDPQRQPVTEDTPLSPVSPYGRSKLMVEWMLEDTARAHDFAYVALRYFNVAGADPKGRCGQSTPNATHLIKVAAQTALGKRASMQVFGTDYPTPDGTCVRDYIQVTDLARAHLDALRHLRGGGGSLVANCGYAHGFSVLEVIEAVKRVSGVDFRVDYGPRRPGDPAMIVASNQRAREILGWRPEHDNLDEIVRQALDWEKRLSTRQA from the coding sequence ATGGCGGTATTGGTGACGGGCGGAGCCGGATATATCGGCAGCCACACGGTTCTCGAACTTCTCGACGCCGGCGAGACGCCCGTGGTCCTCGACGATCTTTCGACGGGCTTCCGCTGGGCCGTGCCGGAGGGCGCTCCCCTCTTCCTCGGCGACGATGGCGACGAGGCGCTCGTCGCCGACATCATCGCGCGGCACGACATCACCGCGATCATCCATTTCGCCGCGAAGATCGTGGTTCCGGAATCTGTCGCCGATCCGCTCGGCTATTATCTCAACAACACATCCAAGGCGCGCAATCTCATCGCGACGGCGGTCGCGAGCGGGGTGAAGCATGTCATCTTCTCCTCCACCGCGGCGGTTTATGGCGACCCTCAACGCCAGCCGGTGACGGAGGATACGCCGCTCTCGCCCGTCTCGCCCTATGGCCGCTCCAAGCTCATGGTCGAATGGATGCTGGAGGATACGGCGCGCGCCCATGATTTCGCCTATGTGGCGCTGCGATATTTCAACGTCGCCGGGGCCGATCCGAAAGGCCGCTGCGGCCAGTCGACGCCCAACGCCACCCATCTGATCAAGGTCGCGGCGCAGACGGCGCTCGGCAAGCGGGCGTCGATGCAGGTGTTCGGCACGGATTATCCGACGCCCGACGGCACCTGCGTGCGCGACTATATTCAGGTGACCGACCTCGCCCGCGCCCATCTCGACGCGCTGCGCCATTTGCGCGGCGGGGGCGGGAGTCTCGTCGCCAATTGCGGCTATGCGCACGGCTTTTCGGTGCTCGAGGTCATCGAGGCGGTGAAGCGCGTCTCGGGCGTGGATTTTCGCGTCGATTACGGGCCGCGCCGGCCCGGCGATCCGGCCATGATCGTGGCCTCGAATCAGCGGGCGCGGGAGATTCTCGGCTGGCGGCCCGAACACGACAATCTGGACGAGATCGTCCGGCAGGCGCTCGACTGGGAGAAGCGACTCTCCACCCGTCAGGCCTGA